A window from Gossypium raimondii isolate GPD5lz chromosome 7, ASM2569854v1, whole genome shotgun sequence encodes these proteins:
- the LOC105766290 gene encoding cytochrome P450 71D10-like, protein MRLHPPFPLLVPRESRENCEINGYQVPTKTRVIINAWAMGRDPKYWSEVETFYPERFLNSSCDFKGTNLEYIPFGAGRRMCPGISFALPNIELPLAKLLYHFDWELPSGLPHENLDMSETFGMTARRKDDLILIPTTHSHLSAY, encoded by the coding sequence ATGAGGTTACACCCTCCGTTTCCTCTGTTAGTTCCAAGAGAAAGTCGAGAGAATTGCGAAATCAATGGCTACCAAGTACCTACCAAGACCAGAGTCATAATCAATGCATGGGCTATGGGAAGAGATCCTAAGTACTGGAGTGAAGTTGAGACATTTTATCCTGAAAGGTTCCTCAATAGTTCCTGTGATTTCAAAGGAACAAATTTGGAGTATATCCCATTTGGTGCAGGAAGAAGGATGTGTCCAGGCATATCATTTGCGCTTCCGAACATTGAGTTGCCTCTCGCAAAATTGCTTTACCATTTTGATTGGGAGCTTCCAAGTGGACTACCGCATGAAAATTTGGATATGTCTGAAACATTTGGCATGACTGCGAGAAGGAAAGACGACCTAATCTTAATTCCGACCACTCATAGTCATTTATCTGCCTACTAA